One stretch of Prunus persica cultivar Lovell chromosome G1, Prunus_persica_NCBIv2, whole genome shotgun sequence DNA includes these proteins:
- the LOC18791900 gene encoding S-adenosylmethionine synthase 5, with protein METFLFTSESVNEGHPDKLCDQISDAVLDACLAQDPESKVACETCTKTNMVMVFGEITTKANVDYEKIVRDTCRTIGFVSDDVGLDADNCKVLVNIEQQSPDIAQGVHGHLTKRPEEIGAGDQGHMFGYATDETPELMPLSHVLATKLGAKLTEARKNGTCAWLRPDGKTQVTVEYYNDKGAMVPIRVHTVLISTQHDETVTNDEIAADLKEHVIKPVIPEKYLDEKTIFHLNPSGRFVIGGPHGDAGLTGRKIIIDTYGGWGAHGGGAFSGKDPTKVDRSGAYIVRQAAKSIVASGLARRCIVQVSYAIGVPEPLSVFVDSYGTGKIPDKEILKIVKESFDFRPGMIAINLDLKRGGNGRFLKTAAYGHFGRDDTDFTWEVVKPLKWDKVQA; from the coding sequence ATGGAGACCTTCTTGTTCACCTCTGAATCAGTCAATGAGGGTCACCCAGACAAGCTCTGTGATCAGATCTCAGACGCAGTGCTCGATGCCTGCCTTGCACAAGACCCTGAGAGCAAGGTGGCCTGTGAAACCTGCACCAAGACCAACATGGTCATGGTCTTCGGAGAGATCACCACCAAGGCCAATGTAGACTATGAGAAGATTGTTCGTGACACATGCCGTACAATTGGCTTTGTATCAGACGATGTTGGTCTTGATGCTGACAATTGCAAGGTTCTTGTGAACATTGAGCAGCAGAGCCCTGACATTGCTCAAGGTGTCCATGGCCATTTGACCAAAAGGCCTGAGGAGATTGGTGCTGGTGACCAAGGCCACATGTTTGGCTATGCCACTGATGAGACCCCTGAGCTCATGCCCCTCAGCCATGTCCTTGCAACCAAGCTCGGTGCTAAGCTCACCGAGGCTCGCAAGAATGGTACTTGTGCTTGGTTGAGGCCTGATGGCAAGACCCAAGTGACTGTTGAGTACTACAATGACAAGGGTGCCATGGTTCCAATTCGTGTCCACACTGTCCTAATTTCGACCCAGCACGACGAGACTGTGACAAACGATGAGATTGCTGCTGATCTCAAGGAGCATGTGATCAAGCCTGTGATCCCTGAGAAGTACCTTGATGAGAAGACCATCTTCCATCTCAACCCATCTGGCCGATTCGTCATCGGAGGGCCTCATGGTGATGCTGGTCTCACTGGCAGGAAGATCATCATTGACACCTATGGAGGATGGGGAGCTCATGGTGGTGGTGCCTTCTCTGGGAAGGACCCAACTAAGGTGGAcaggagtggggcctacattGTGAGGCAGGCTGCCAAGAGCATTGTGGCCAGTGGACTTGCCAGGAGGTGCATTGTGCAAGTTTCATATGCCATTGGTGTGCCTGAGCCTTTGTCTGTTTTTGTTGATTCTTATGGCACTGGGAAGATCCCAGACAAGGAAATTCTCAAGATTGTGAAGGAGAGCTTTGATTTCAGGCCTGGTATGATTGCCATCAACCTAGATCTCAAGAGGGGTGGCAATGGAAGGTTTTTGAAGACTGCTGCCTATGGGCATTTTGGCAGGGATGACACTGACTTCACATGGGAGGTGGTCAAGCCACTCAAATGGGACAAGGTCCAAGcttga
- the LOC18789476 gene encoding autophagy-related protein 8i, whose translation MGKIKPFKQEFSFDERLEESKSIIAKYPDRIPVIIERYSRTDLPEMEKKKFLVPRDMSVGQFIHILSSRLHLTPGKALFVFVKNTLPQTASRMDSIYESFKEDDGFLYMCYSSEKTFG comes from the exons ATGGGGAAGATCAAGCCTTTCAAGCAGGAGTTCTCATTCG ATGAACGACTTGAAGAATCGAAAAGTATCATCGCAAAATACCCAGATCGAATTCCG GTGATCATTGAAAGATATTCCAGGACAGACCTGCctgaaatggaaaagaaaaa ATTTCTTGTTCCAAGAGACATGTCTGTCGGCCAGTTTATTCATATCTTAAGCAGCAGGCTTCACTTGACTCCTGGGAAAGctctttttgtgtttgtgaaGAACACATTACCTCAAACAG CCAGTCGTATGGATTCCATCTATGAAAGTTTCAAGGAGGATGATGGTTTTCTGTATATGTGTTACAGCAGCGAGAAAACCTTCGGCTGA
- the LOC18789927 gene encoding probable inactive serine/threonine-protein kinase fnkC produces the protein MTSLNFDEQDGILRTISDAPPTHYTIKIQSLSLLSKHSLEKYESGEFEAGGYKWKLVFYPNGNKSRNVTEHISLNLVLAGANAPQTCWEVHAAFRLFLFDQNTGTYFALQEQNERRFHGMKLDWGFDKFLSLKAFTDASNGFLVEDTCVFGAEVFVRKERSTCKGECLSMIKDAIMYKHVWKIDNFSKLNAESYDSQTFIAGDQKWKIKLYPMGRDGAASGHLSLYLALAYPTSLPPASKIYAQYTLRLLNQATSTYHHEYKVSWWFSASSPMRGWPRFITVTWLKNTSYRFLVNDSCTVEAEVTVHGTASALE, from the exons ATGACTAGTCTTAACTTCGATGAACAAGACG GGATTTTGAGAACAATTTCTGACGCGCCACCAACTCATTACACGATCAAAATACAGTCGCTTTCATTGCTGTCCAAACATTCACTGGAGAAATATGAATCAGGGGAGTTTGAAGCTGGAGGATACAAATG GAAACTGGTTTTCTATCCAAATGGAAACAAGAGCAGGAATGTGACAGAGCACATCTCTCTCAACTTAGTATTGGCTGGAGCAAATGCCCCCCAGACTTGTTGGGAAGTGCATGCTGCTTTcaggttgtttttgtttgatcaGAATACTGGCACGTACTTTGCTCTTCAAG AACAAAATGAAAGGCGCTTCCATGGGATGAAGTTAGACTGGGGATTTGATAAATTCCTCTCCCTCAAAGCTTTTACTGACGCTTCCAATGGATTTCTCGTGGAAGACACCTGCGTGTTTGGAGCGGAGGTCTTTGTTCGTAAAGAAAGAAGCACATGCAAAGGAGAGTGTCTATCAATGATCAAGGATGCCATTATGTACAAGCATGTTTGGAAAATTGACAACTTCTCAAAGTTAAACGCGGAGAGCTATGACTCACAAACATTCATTGCTGGAGACCAAAAATG GAAGATAAAACTGTATCCCATGGGAAGAGACGGTGCGGCGAGTGgccatctctctctttatttGGCATTAGCTTATCCGACATCTCTGCCTCCTGCCTCTAAAATATATGCACAGTATACCCTGCGCCTCCTAAATCAAGCCACCAGCACCTATCACCATGAATATAAAG TTAGTTGGTGGTTCAGTGCCTCCAGTCCCATGCGGGGCTGGCCGAGATTCATTACAGTCACATGGTTGAAAAACACGAGCTACAGGTTCTTGGTGAACGATAGTTGTACCGTGGAGGCAGAGGTCACTGTGCATGGAACTGCTAGTGCGCTAGagtaa
- the LOC18793764 gene encoding uncharacterized protein LOC18793764, whose product MMTSLNFDAQDGILRSFSDAPPTHYTVKIQSLSLLAKNSLEKYESGDFEAGGYKWKLVFYPNGNKGRNVKDHISLYLVMSGANATQISREVYAVFRLFLLDQNKGNYLVLQEQNERRFHGMKLDWGFDQFLSQKSFTEASNGFLLDDTSVFGAEIFVRKERSTCKGECLSMVKDAVMYKHVWKIDNFSKLDAEFYDSKTFISGDQKWKIQLYPKGKGNGIGTHLSLYLALADPKSLPPGSKIYADFTLRILDQVNARHQFGKVNFWFSTSNPECGWWRFITLGFLSQAGMGFLSKDTCIVEAEVTVHGISNALYSTVVKFTTMSMNNLNFDDQYGILRTFSDSMPTHYTFKIQSFSLMSKHSLERYESEDFEAGGYKWKLAFYPNGKKSKNVKEHISLYLVLAGANGPQTCWEVYAAFGLFLLDQNNGKYLALEEEQKERCFHGIKLDWGFDQFLSQKDFTDASNGFLVDDACVFGAEVFVRKERSTCKGECLSMIKDAVMYKHVWKIENFSKLDEESYDSETFIAGDQKWKIEFYPEGRDNGKGSHLSIDLALADPTSLSPTSKLYAQFTLRLVDPVYSSRHFEYGTKATWWFSASSPKRGWPKFITLGIFSDKSLGYLENDSTIVEAEVTVLGTASALD is encoded by the exons ATGATGACCAGTCTTAACTTCGATGCCCAAGATG GGATTTTGAGAAGCTTTTCGGATGCCCCACCGACTCATTACACAGTAAAAATACAGTCCCTTTCATTGCTGGCCAAAAACTCTTTGGAGAAATATGAATCGGGGGACTTTGAAGCTGGAGGGTACAAATG GAAACTGGTTTTCTATCCAAATGGAAACAAGGGCAGGAATGTGAAAGATCACATCTCTCTCTACTTGGTAATGTCTGGTGCAAATGCTACCCAGATTTCTCGGGAAGTGTATGCTGTTTTCAGGTTGTTTTTACTTGATCAGAATAAGGGCAACTACTTGGTTCTTCAAG AACAAAATGAAAGGCGCTTTCATGGGATGAAGCTCGATTGGGGATTTGATCAGTTCCTCTCTCAGAAATCTTTTACTGAAGCTTCCAATGGATTTCTCTTAGATGACACCAGTGTGTTTGGAGCAGAGATCTTTGTTCGTAAAGAGAGAAGTACATGCAAAGGAGAGTGTCTATCAATGGTAAAAGATGCCGTGATGTACAAGCATGTTTGGAAAATTGACAACTTCTCGAAGTTAGATGCGGAATTCTATGACTCAAAAACGTTCATTTCTGGAGACCAGAAATG GAAGATTCAACTCTATCCCAAGGGAAAAGGCAATGGAATTGGTActcatctttctctttatttGGCATTGGCTGATCCGAAATCTCTTCCTCCAGGCTCTAAAATCTATGCAGATTTTACGCTACGGATCCTGGACCAAGTGAATGCAAGGCATCAGTTTGGTAAAG TCAACTTCTGGTTCAGCACCTCAAATCCAGAGTGCGGTTGGTGGAGATTCATAACGCTAGGATTTCTCAGCCAAGCAGGCATGGGGTTTTTGTCGAAGGATACTTGCATCGTGGAAGCAGAGGTCACTGTCCATGGAATTTCTAATGCCCTGTA TTCCACGGTCGTCAAGTTTACTACCATGAGCATGAATAACCTTAACTTCGATGACCAATACG GGATTTTGAGAACATTTTCTGATTCAATGCCAACTCATTACACGTTCAAAATACAGTCGTTTTCATTGATGTCCAAACATTCACTGGAGAGATATGAATCGGAAGACTTTGAAGCTGGAGGATACAAATG GAAACTGGCTTTCTATCCAAATGGAAAAAAGAGCAAGAATGTGAAAGAGCACATCTCTCTCTACTTAGTATTGGCTGGAGCAAATGGCCCCCAGACCTGTTGGGAAGTGTATGCTGCTTTCGGGTTGTTTTTACTTGATCAGAACAATGGCAAGTACTTGGCTCTTGAAG AAGAACAAAAGGAAAGGTGCTTCCATGGGATTAAGCTTGACTGGGGATTTGatcaatttctctctcaaaaagATTTCACTGATGCTTCCAATGGATTTCTTGTGGATGACGCCTGTGTGTTTGGAGCAGAGGTCTTTGTtcgaaaagaaagaagcacaTGCAAAGGAGAGTGTCTATCAATGATCAAGGATGCCGTTATGTACAAGCATGtttggaaaattgaaaacttttCAAAGTTAGATGAGGAGAGCTACGACTCAGAAACATTCATCGCTGGAGACCAGAAATG GAAGATAGAGTTCTATCCCGAGGGAAGAGACAATGGGAAGGGTAGCCATCTTTCTATTGATTTGGCATTGGCTGATCCCACATCTCTGTCTCCAACCTCTAAATTATATGCACAGTTTACCCTTCGCCTCGTAGACCCAGTGTACAGCTCCCGTCACTTTGAATATGGTActaaag CTACTTGGTGGTTCAGTGCCTCCAGTCCAAAGCGGGGCTGGCCGAAATTCATTACACTGGGAATTTTCAGTGATAAGAGCTTGGGGTATTTGGAGAATGATAGTACCATTGTAGAGGCAGAGGTCACTGTGCTTGGAACTGCTAGTGCGCTAGactaa